The genomic window tTGCATGGTTAAAATGTGTGACGGTTATACCACATTTgtgtaatacagaaaaaatatgttGAGAAGTTTGGGTAGGTCCAATTGTGTTAATTCTTACCATTTTAATATACTAAAAGACCTAATATAAATCCCttaggaaagaaactgagtaCCCATTGACTTACATTTCTGGTTACATTATTGGGGCCATTTTGTAGGTACCTAACTTTTTAGATTCTTCTCAAGATTTACCTATTACATTGTGAGTAGGAACTATttctaaaaaattctttatatagaATATCACACTAGTTGGTGATATACATAATAAATTGAGAGTTCCTTCCCTCTGGTGGTAcaattctaaaatattaactaaCATGCATGAAAACATATTTGGTTTACACTACTTTAAATTAAAACTCAAGAAACCAATACCTTattaaatgtagatttattttaaaacattcttggCCATTTGTAATCTGTTGTTAACTATTTTTGGTGGAAACTCATTGGGGTGAGTAAGGTGAATCTGATGTTTTCAGTTATAATTTTCAGTAGATGCCTCATTTAGACCTCCTTGCTTGTAAAAAACACAAGTCCCACTACCAAACAAAAGTGAATTCAGTTTTATACAGAATATACCACACAATTTATTCCCTACGGTTATACAACTTGAGGTAGAGGAAAATCACCAGTTTGACTCAAGTGTTGAAAATGATTTGtaggaagaaaactgaattttaagaaCTATTTGTAAGCAAATGTTAAAAGCAGAAACGAAATATCTAGtaaatactgaaattaaaaattagatataaataACGAAAACTGTCCAAGGTTTAGTAGATGCATACCCTACAGCCGTTTCTACTCTTGTTTCTTCCTAGCATAAGCCCATTCTGCAAGGAACTTGGAAAGTTGACTCCTTCCTCAATTCTAGTGGCAGCTCTTGTCGGGTAAGTACGCCAATAACGGACAATGAGAACTGAGGGGAAAAGCTGTTAAAAGGTTTCTAGGAAAGGTATCACCTTCTGAGTGTTGCCGTGTTCAGTGTGGTAACAGGAATTCCTGCAAGCATCTTGAAAACCTGCCTGATGATGAAGCTGAGACAGAGTGAAGAGCAGGAGACTCCAGGAGAACTGGCACAGACATTCTGCTATACTTCACCTGAAGACACCTTAACTctgaatattttgttaaataaaacttCCTTTCCTCCTATCAGCTGGATTTCCTATTACTTGAAACCAAAGATATCCTGAGGATATTTAATTTGTTCTACTTTCTAAAATGTagatttaaaagaattcttttttctacctgttttattatttacttttaaaaattacattatgaGGCATACTTTCTGAATATAATACGTAAGCTAATTCTAAATCCTCAAAATATTAGCTGAATTTTACTTTAACAATTAAATTCAAAAGTGTCTTTAAAGTAGTCTCTTATTCCTCATGAAATCTTGGTCTATATTAGAGGTGCTTTTCAATCATGGTCCCATCATTATGAGTAACTTAAAAAAGAGTTACTAGTTCCTATGGGAGTTGgtcttttaaaacatgaaatatgaccattttcatttaaaaatgaaagttgttTCTAGTTTATTCCTAAGAAAACCTGATTTTAGAAAAttagatatatgaaaaaattaaataaaaatcattttcagacaAGTCTTCATCATTGAAGGATTAGATTTTATTTGAGCTTTTCTCAATggagttataaaaatattaagaacatgAAAATACCAATCCTACACCactttaaaaagcttatttttactaactataaatttccatttaaaaatttaaaaataaaaaatttaaaaggcatatATCTATTCAATTGGCTGTATATGCAAGCAGGCATCTATACAACAAACTTGACAATGTGtgtggggagagaaaagggagaagagaagcaGTGGCTCAAGGCATCTCTGTATAAATTAACTTTTACTGGAATGTTTATCAGaaaagtgaagtttttttttttttaatttatcaaggCACTTggacataaaaagaataaagtttctTGAATTCATGAATCTCTACTGCTAAGATGACTTGAtagtatcacacacacacacacacacacacacaatttagaatgagtaaaatttaaataatcaagaaaatcTACAAGATCATATTTTTTGGTAAACTGACAACCATTTCTTATGGTGAATATTAATAATAAGCAATTTTACTAAAATGATATATTATTGTGTCATGAAGCTATAGCTACAATTCATCTAAACATCTGTAAATTATGTTCTATTAATTCTTTTTGCATGTGAGAAGAGAACTAACTCAGTTCCCTGATATTATCTTGATAATCCATTTACAAGCATTGTGAAACACTGTTCaaatatttgaacattttgaTAGAGTGAATTATCCAGAAAGAGCTGTCAAGGCTTGACACACCTACTACACTTCCCAGTCATGTTGCCTAGCACCTTTTCTTAAAAGCTCTCTCCTTTGGAGGTAAATACTTCTCAACACAGTGATTCAAAGAGCCAATGAATTAGAGTTGGCTTATGGATTCCATATATATTCTTAGTGGATCAGTATTTACCAAAAcatgttaataaaattaaagacacttcaaaaatattaatataggCTGTGGATAAGCTACTGTATAGACAAAAGTTTTGTTTAGAAAATACTGAGAATATGAAACTCTGAGTGTAATAGAAGATAATACAGATGAATTGTACGTATGTGGTTGGGGGTTATATTTGAGGTGTTCAAAGTGTTTTGAAACATATTAAAGCCACCAAACTGAAAGATTTagcttttgactttaaaaatttaactttggaATGATTCTCAAAACTAGAAACAAGATAAGAGtatcaaggaaaaaaagtttaaaattttgtcctTAACATGTAAAGAAATTGAAcaaatccatttaaataaaaaatatcccAACAGGAAAATAGGCTAAGATCCTGAAACATTAGCTCACAATATGGCAAATGACCAGTAAATACAAGAAATGCTGCTTAACTTttgatgtaataaaaaataaaataaataaccatgaaatattttgtttttacatatcaTCTTGAATTGAACTACTTAAACAAAATCCCTTCTTCTTAGAGTACAGGAAAATGAGCATAGACACTCATAATGGAAATGTTAAGTGGCACAAGTTTCTGAACAGCATTTgggtaatatttattgaaataaatttttaaattgctgtccTCTTAAACATTAATTCCAgtgaattatatattttcttaagaaaattatatacatCAGCATACATAAGTTTGCAAGGGTGTTTATCTTCAAGTTGTTTAtgatagaggaaaaaagaaaaagagagggaacaATCTAGCAACCTACATTTTTATCAAGAAGAAATTATTATATTATGATACAAACATTAATGGAAAGATATGTCATTAAAATTATAGTGCAAATAATTATTTGTGGTCATATAAGCTGACTATGGCATATTGtcaaattaagaaagcaatttcAAACAAGGTttatagtatgattccattttcattaaattatgtGTATAAGTATAGAaaaaatttgggaaatgcaataaattttaaagatctgtcTGCATAATAAGATTATGTGttgctgtaatttttttcactcttcataattttttcattgtCTAAAAGAgacttttaatttagaaaatgtgcaatgcatatacatatagttcatacaaaaataaataaaacagattttctcattctttaataGCTAAAGTATTgccaaagaaaaatactttaatgttTCTTCTGTTCTGgtaatataaaaaacagaaaacttgaatATATGGTCATAAGAAACAACCAAGCAgagtaaacaacaacaacagaactaTTTTCTAGACACCTTTGGTAAGActgaataagaattttaaaattaattacttaaatgtaaataaataactctTGCATCCATTTCCAAAGTGGATTTCAAATAGCACACAGTAAAAGTCAGTATAATaaaaccctttttaaaaagtacagaggAACTGAGTAATATTGACtaaaggcaggagagaaggaaagatctGGGAAtgagactgaaataaaaattgtgCTGGACAACGGGCTAAGTGATGTAACTTCAATTTATCAGAAAATCAATTAGTGAACTTCTGATCAATCCAGGCTAAATGTGACCCTTAATGGGTTACACAGCTCTTAAGGTCTGATAAAAGGAGACATAAAgttcataaaaataaaggatCTTACTTTTCTGAACCCTGAGACAGTATCACTACATGGAACAACATAAAACAGAGATTAGAAAACACAGTTGGTAAACAGAGTatctatattctatatatatatatgacttttaTAGTATTGGTATCTGGTTCAAGACTTAAGGCataattttatattgtgtatatgtaaaGAGAGTTAAGACTAGGCCAACTTTTTTACCTAAATAGATACAGGTTCATAATTTAAGGAATGTAGAAGTTAAGGTTCTACTATTCAAGTCACTATTTTGATAACCAGCAAGCACCTGAATGGTCAACCAATGGAAAGAACAGCAAAATATCCTATAAAGCAGGTTTGTAGGCAACATTAAAAACTCCACCATTAATTTCAGACATTAGAAAAACAATCTTCTGGGGatacaaatttaaaagatattcaACCATGTCCTAGTtctttaaacattattaaaatgaaattagataTCAAATTTGTAGTGgcgatttttaaattttggtttctttaaaaaattagatatgaaataagaaaatttgtaaaaataattttgcaatcCTTAGGTATAAGAACTACTTTGGGCATATTTTCATGGAAGAAATTAAAgctaaagatattaaaataagaaaaaagtatgcAGTAAACGCAAATAATTACCACACTTCAGCTGgttcaaaatacaataaaatatatctaACTATACTTTTGCTCTGAACACtacattaaaatcagaaaaatacataatattgtAATTAAATGGTGTGCTTCTGTAAAAAGAACTGGGCTTCTAAggttcaaatatttttcctcggaagaaaatgaaatagcttTATATACAAAACCTTTGATCACAATGTTTACCAAACTAAAAAGCCATCAGCTGGGATCTGAAATTTACTGAGGACAATTCAGGCAGAGATCACTAACATTCCCTACCCAACCTGCAGCAAACACTGGCTGGTGCAGTAAGTTTTCCTCTCCTAGGGCCTCTGGGCCAGGGCGATGTTGAGAGGCTTGGAGCCCAAGATGCGGCCATTCATCTCAGTCAATGCTTTCGTGGCCTCCTCAGGAGAGGAGAAGCAGATCAAGCCAAATCCTTTGCTTCGCCCTTCTTCCTGCATTACCTTAACTCTGCTAATTGATCCAAATGAAGAAAATTCCCTTCGAAGTTTTTCATCATCAATGGTCTCATCGAGGTTCTTAATATAGAGCTTCGCCCCCTGGCACCGACGAAATCTTTCCTGTTTCAGCTGCTCAAACATTTGCTTTAACTCAGCCTGTCGCTCTGCTTTCTTTTGTGCCCGGCCTACAAAAAGCAGCTGTCCGTTTATGTCctttccattcatttcttcaacagCCTTTTTGGCAGCCTCATGGCTATCAAAACTCACAAAGCCAAAGCCTTTGGATTTCCCACTGGAATCTGTCATCACCTTAACACTTAGGGTTTTGCCATATTTGCTGAAAACTTCCTTCAATTTCTCATCATCCAAGTCATCTCCGAAGTTTTTGACGTAAACATTGGTGAATTCATTGGCTTTGTTTTGGAGCTCGGCTTCCCGATCTTTGCGGCTTTTGAATCTGCCAACAAACAGCCTGCAGTCCTTAAGCAGCGCCCCATTCATCTCCTCGATGGCCCTGTCGGCCGCAATCTGGTTCTGAAAGTGCACAAATGCATAGCCCCGGGAGCCTTGATCATCACTCATCACTTTGGAGGATAAGATCTTCCCAAAAGCTGAAAAATGCTCATAAAGGGTTTTGTTGTCAATGGATTTGTCCAGATTCTTGATGAACACGTTCCCAATTCCAGATTTCCTTAAGTAGGCGTCACGTTGAGACCACATGAGACGGATGGATTTGCCCTTTATCAGGTCAAAGTTCATGGTGTCCAGGGCCTTCTGAGCATCTGCCAGCTGCAGGAAGTTCACGTAGGCATAGCCCAGAGAGCGGCGGGTGACCAGGTCCCTGCAGATGCGGATGGACAGCACGGGCCCCACGGCGCTGAACTTCCTGAACAGAAGGTCCTCGGTGACGTCTGCATGGAGGTCGCCCACATACAGGGAGGCCTGGCGGTACTTGGCTGCTACATTCATCTCCTTGCTCCTCACTGCCACACGCCGGTCCCTAAAGAGCTCCTGGAAGGATCCCTGTAGGAGGGCGGCCAGGCCACCGTTTGGCCCGGGCTCATGCGTGGCGGCCTGGGAGTCACCGCTTGGAGGCCGAGCGATGGGTTTCAGATATAGTTCCCCAGGCTCAGGCAACCCTTACCCAAAATCCCCCCAGCAACCAGAACGACCCTCCCTGGAAGGGGGCGACAGATCTCAAAGAAAGGCTCCTGGGACAAGCCCGTCCTTCCACACCACTTTGTGAGGACTCCTCAAGTGGCGGGCTAGCCCTCCATCCGAGCCTTCTCCACAGGCACTCTGGGCGCTGGTTTCTGATTAAAAATAGGCCTCGCTCAGGCCGGTTTAAAGTTACAGCCGCCGGTGGAAGAATTCCACAAGTGGCGTCCGAGGCAGTGGCCCGGAACGCGGCGCGCGGGCGGTGGGCGCGGGGCCGCGCGAGCTCCGAACAGCCCGGGACCGGGTCGTGCAGGCGCCGCCGCCCGAGAGCGCAGGGGCTCCGCGGGTGGCGCGCGCCCTGACGAACCTCGGCCGCTTTCCTCCTCGCAGACCCGGCGCGGCGCCCCGGGAAGGACGTGCGGGGGATGGGAGACGGCCAGACCGACGGATGGACGGACGGCCGCGGCCTGGCGGGCGGCGGccgagcaggggctgggggctcaccCGGGCTGCGGCCGGCGGGGGTCGGGCGGGAAACCCGGAACTCGCGCGCTCAACTTCCCGCGCACTCGCTGCCAAGggggatgttttctttttaatattttttgagagtgtttttctttcccccgCCCCTCTCGCACACTTCCCACCCCTTAGACAGCTTGGCCGAGGAGCGGGAGGCGGTGACCAGGGTGGAGAAAGGCAGCCGAGGGGAGTGGCCCTAATAAACCCACCCGCCTGCAGGGCCTGGCGCGAGTCTGACTGCGGGAGCTTTGCCAAAGGTGGATCAGAGTTTGTTACTTCCTTGCGTAAACCCCTCCAGTGGCTTCCTTTGACTCTTGGATAAGATCCAACGTCCGCACCTTGCTCTACGAAGCTCTGCAGGATTCCTGCCATGTTTCAGCCTCAACTGCTGCTTGGATCCCCTTACTAAACTGACACGCTCGCCTTTTGTTCAGGGCCAACTTTACAAAACTATTTCTCAGCAGTCAGTTTAGATACTCTTTCCAAATAGAAGTTTTCCCTATACAACTTCTGGAAAAGTTTAGGTTTCCCTCTTAGAAACTTACATACCACCTTGTATTTTCGTAGCATTTgtctaattaaaatatattgtacaTTTTAGGACAGTAGGGACCATGCCTATTTTATTTCCAGGCTTAACTCAGAGACTTGCAGAAATGAGATGttcagtatttattgaaagaatacaCTGTGTGGAAGAGATAAATAGATGAGATATTTAACCTGAGGCTGGTTTTCATGCCCAGAGATATGGAGATAGTGTCCCTTGCCTCAGAGagtattgtaaggattaaatgaactaatacatTGGAAATGTCTAACACAAGATCTGCACAGAATAGCTTTAGAGTAACAttggtttcttttcctctagCGTTAAATTCTTTAACATCATTTCCATAAAACCTTACATTTGAATCATC from Camelus ferus isolate YT-003-E chromosome 2, BCGSAC_Cfer_1.0, whole genome shotgun sequence includes these protein-coding regions:
- the PABPC4L gene encoding polyadenylate-binding protein 4-like, which produces MNVAAKYRQASLYVGDLHADVTEDLLFRKFSAVGPVLSIRICRDLVTRRSLGYAYVNFLQLADAQKALDTMNFDLIKGKSIRLMWSQRDAYLRKSGIGNVFIKNLDKSIDNKTLYEHFSAFGKILSSKVMSDDQGSRGYAFVHFQNQIAADRAIEEMNGALLKDCRLFVGRFKSRKDREAELQNKANEFTNVYVKNFGDDLDDEKLKEVFSKYGKTLSVKVMTDSSGKSKGFGFVSFDSHEAAKKAVEEMNGKDINGQLLFVGRAQKKAERQAELKQMFEQLKQERFRRCQGAKLYIKNLDETIDDEKLRREFSSFGSISRVKVMQEEGRSKGFGLICFSSPEEATKALTEMNGRILGSKPLNIALAQRP